The Verrucomicrobium spinosum DSM 4136 = JCM 18804 genome includes a region encoding these proteins:
- the ltrA gene encoding group II intron reverse transcriptase/maturase, producing the protein MRIDGNIYELQPGKTGTVGKLQSALLTKAKAEPGCRFYSLWDKVWREDVLAEAWDRCRRKAGAPGVDGTSFQQIEQQDVSVWLRELREELRSGAYRPQRLRRVWIPKAGGGQRPLGIPTVKDRVVQMAMVLVLAPIFEADLCEEQMGYRPGRDAKTAVRLVYYQVRQKGRSEVVDADLSDYFNTIPHGALLKCLSRRIADGKVLRIIRMWLKVPVKEPSRGSRTVQATESRNHRRGVPQGGVISPLLANLYFRRFLLAWKKFGHDRATQSVIVNYADDFVICCKPGNGPTALEAMEGIMEKLGLKVNERKTRLVQVPGGMFDFLGYSFGRFYGRDGKSYEGTRPSKKAVQKLMKAIHDETTSLWHASEPEVRTLVINRKLRGWAGYFNQGPVFKEYRKIQAYTERRLRRWLMRRRQKKGTGYRQYPDKHLYEELGLYKLQCERPGTLNAKVQKSVMRAGCGKAASPVR; encoded by the coding sequence ATGAGGATTGATGGCAACATCTACGAACTTCAACCGGGCAAGACCGGGACGGTTGGGAAGCTGCAAAGTGCACTGCTGACAAAAGCCAAGGCCGAGCCCGGCTGCCGGTTTTACAGTCTGTGGGACAAGGTCTGGCGCGAGGATGTGCTGGCTGAAGCCTGGGACCGCTGCCGCCGCAAAGCGGGGGCACCCGGAGTGGATGGCACCAGCTTCCAACAGATCGAACAACAGGATGTGAGCGTGTGGCTGAGGGAGCTGCGGGAGGAGTTGCGAAGCGGTGCTTACCGCCCGCAACGCCTCCGCCGGGTGTGGATACCCAAAGCAGGAGGAGGACAGAGACCGCTGGGCATTCCCACGGTGAAGGACAGAGTGGTGCAAATGGCGATGGTGCTGGTGCTGGCCCCAATCTTTGAGGCCGACCTCTGCGAAGAGCAGATGGGGTATCGTCCGGGACGCGACGCTAAAACTGCGGTACGCCTTGTCTATTATCAGGTGAGGCAGAAAGGACGCAGTGAAGTGGTGGACGCGGACCTGAGCGATTACTTCAACACCATCCCCCATGGAGCGCTGCTCAAGTGCCTGAGCCGGAGGATAGCTGATGGCAAAGTGCTCCGGATCATCCGGATGTGGCTCAAAGTCCCCGTCAAAGAACCAAGCAGAGGCAGCCGAACTGTCCAAGCGACTGAAAGCCGCAACCACCGACGCGGGGTGCCGCAGGGAGGGGTGATCTCGCCCCTGCTTGCCAACCTTTACTTTCGGAGGTTCCTGCTGGCCTGGAAGAAGTTTGGGCACGACCGTGCCACGCAATCGGTGATCGTGAACTACGCTGATGACTTCGTGATCTGTTGCAAACCCGGAAACGGGCCGACGGCCCTCGAGGCCATGGAAGGGATCATGGAGAAACTTGGGTTGAAGGTAAACGAGCGCAAGACGCGGCTGGTGCAGGTGCCGGGAGGGATGTTTGACTTCCTGGGTTACAGCTTCGGACGGTTTTACGGACGAGACGGAAAGTCATATGAAGGGACCCGGCCTTCCAAGAAGGCTGTGCAAAAACTGATGAAGGCAATCCATGACGAGACCACCTCACTGTGGCACGCCTCGGAACCCGAGGTGAGGACATTGGTGATCAACCGGAAACTGAGAGGCTGGGCGGGTTACTTCAACCAAGGCCCGGTCTTCAAGGAGTATCGCAAGATCCAAGCCTATACAGAGAGGCGGTTGCGCAGGTGGCTGATGCGGCGCAGGCAGAAGAAAGGCACGGGCTACCGCCAGTATCCCGACAAGCACCTCTACGAGGAGCTTGGCCTGTACAAACTGCAATGCGAGCGCCCAGGCACGCTGAATGCGAAAGTACAGAAGTCGGTGATGAGAGCCGGATGCGGTAAAGCTGCAAGTCCGGTTCGATGA
- the tnpB gene encoding IS66 family insertion sequence element accessory protein TnpB (TnpB, as the term is used for proteins encoded by IS66 family insertion elements, is considered an accessory protein, since TnpC, encoded by a neighboring gene, is a DDE family transposase.), which produces MLSLGPATKVHLLAGATDMRLGFEGLLALASGLLREDPLSGHLFVFCNKHRTRLKALYWDGSGLWVCAKRLEKGRFHWPQPPAQGASRKVVLTQAELTLLLAGIDLEGTQRRAWHRVG; this is translated from the coding sequence ATGCTAAGCCTGGGTCCTGCCACCAAAGTCCATTTGCTGGCAGGTGCCACCGACATGCGCCTTGGGTTTGAGGGGCTGCTCGCCCTGGCTTCTGGTCTGTTGCGCGAGGATCCTTTGAGCGGTCACCTCTTTGTCTTTTGCAACAAGCACCGCACCCGTCTCAAGGCCCTCTACTGGGACGGCTCGGGCTTGTGGGTGTGCGCCAAGCGGCTGGAGAAGGGGCGCTTCCACTGGCCGCAGCCCCCAGCGCAAGGAGCTTCACGCAAGGTGGTGCTCACCCAGGCGGAGCTCACTTTGCTGCTGGCGGGCATTGACCTGGAAGGCACCCAACGGAGGGCCTGGCACCGGGTCGGGTGA
- the tnpA gene encoding IS66 family insertion sequence element accessory protein TnpA, with product MPRYTALQRRRLVRQFQSSGLTLATFCRLHSLSVSSLCAWRRHVELQKRSSDPAPPPWLPVEVSSPPGSTAAGLPGLDYLIEAGLWRLHVPSGFGRDEVAALLELLHARQGGAPC from the coding sequence ATGCCTCGATATACAGCCCTGCAACGTCGTCGTCTAGTGCGCCAGTTTCAATCCAGCGGTCTGACCCTGGCAACTTTTTGCCGGCTTCATTCTTTGAGTGTCTCAAGCCTTTGTGCCTGGCGTCGCCATGTTGAACTTCAGAAGCGCTCCTCTGATCCTGCGCCGCCTCCATGGCTGCCGGTGGAAGTTTCCTCACCTCCGGGGAGCACTGCTGCGGGACTTCCCGGCTTGGATTATCTCATCGAAGCGGGTCTCTGGCGTCTGCACGTCCCTTCAGGCTTTGGCCGCGATGAAGTGGCCGCCCTCCTTGAACTTCTCCATGCCAGGCAGGGAGGTGCCCCATGCTAA
- a CDS encoding transposase: MASPRYFADPLVPVAFYHCISRVVERRLAFGPEEKEQFVRLMRAYEGFCQVRVLSYCVMSNHFHIMVEVRKRPEGAVYSDAWLLKQAALIYSQPAVRMLKETLETFRSQGHDRAAEELKEKYLGRMWDVSQFMKELKQRFSLWFNKRENRKGTLWEERFTSVLLEGELATLSVMSAYIDLNPVRAGLVQDPKDYRWCSYAEAVAGGRKALSALYTITNEHRLHEQNQTGGSQRIPIADRVLSGYRVWLFGQGEEVRDGHGPDSQVLRKGIKRELVEQVLTEDGKLTLAETLRHRVTYFTLGVALGSRGFVDEFFESRREQFDARRQRGARPMKGGSFAGMFAFRAPRVGVV; this comes from the coding sequence ATGGCTTCGCCTCGATATTTTGCCGATCCGCTGGTTCCGGTCGCGTTTTACCACTGCATTTCTCGGGTGGTGGAGAGGCGGTTGGCGTTTGGGCCGGAGGAGAAGGAGCAGTTTGTGCGCTTGATGCGGGCCTATGAGGGGTTCTGCCAGGTGCGGGTGTTGTCCTATTGTGTGATGTCCAACCACTTCCACATCATGGTGGAAGTCAGGAAGCGGCCTGAAGGGGCGGTGTATTCGGATGCATGGCTGCTCAAGCAGGCGGCGTTGATCTATTCCCAACCGGCGGTGCGGATGCTCAAGGAGACGCTGGAAACCTTTCGCAGCCAGGGGCATGACAGGGCGGCGGAGGAACTCAAGGAAAAATACCTGGGCCGGATGTGGGATGTGAGCCAGTTCATGAAGGAGCTCAAACAGCGCTTCAGCTTGTGGTTCAACAAGAGGGAGAATCGCAAGGGGACCCTCTGGGAGGAGCGCTTCACCAGTGTACTGCTGGAAGGGGAGCTGGCGACGCTCTCGGTGATGAGTGCGTACATTGATCTTAACCCGGTGCGGGCGGGACTGGTGCAGGATCCCAAAGACTATCGGTGGTGCAGCTATGCGGAGGCGGTGGCGGGGGGACGCAAAGCGTTGTCAGCCTTGTACACGATCACCAATGAGCATCGGCTGCATGAGCAGAATCAGACAGGAGGGTCACAACGGATCCCGATTGCGGATCGAGTGCTTTCCGGCTACCGGGTATGGCTCTTTGGCCAGGGGGAGGAGGTTCGAGACGGTCACGGTCCGGACAGCCAGGTGCTGCGCAAGGGGATCAAGCGCGAGCTGGTGGAGCAGGTACTCACGGAAGACGGCAAGCTGACCCTCGCGGAGACGCTGCGTCATCGGGTGACGTACTTCACGCTAGGTGTGGCCTTGGGAAGCCGGGGGTTTGTGGATGAATTCTTTGAGTCGCGGCGGGAGCAGTTTGATGCCCGCCGCCAACGAGGTGCCCGCCCCATGAAGGGCGGGAGTTTTGCCGGAATGTTTGCCTTTCGAGCGCCGAGAGTCGGGGTGGTGTGA
- a CDS encoding SMI1/KNR4 family protein codes for MNAVNLLLEDSREQRTYRTSSVYRRWLRDYQSSFEEAFPDQDWQDSMRLLSEDEPGKYNPLDGPTYDISVKHMVRWGCGDASILEKRWNIVLPEWFLLFYSKVETAVLTWRNMFYLLHPQSIILVEEEHRDWHDNKSAAVRLIRFAEVWGAGDYLALRQSTKDQKWRVMYVSHEESTAYFQDAQMDGGEDDEDLDAWMRRMIETDGYPALKGNEEFEKPLLRRIG; via the coding sequence ATGAACGCAGTAAATCTACTCCTTGAGGATTCTCGCGAACAGCGGACATATCGCACCTCGTCAGTGTATCGTAGATGGTTGAGGGACTATCAAAGCAGCTTCGAGGAAGCATTTCCGGATCAAGATTGGCAAGACAGTATGCGCCTGCTGTCTGAAGATGAGCCTGGAAAGTACAATCCTTTAGATGGGCCAACCTATGACATTTCGGTGAAGCACATGGTGCGTTGGGGGTGCGGAGACGCTTCGATTCTTGAGAAGCGTTGGAATATCGTATTGCCAGAGTGGTTCCTCCTCTTCTACTCGAAGGTCGAGACGGCAGTGCTTACTTGGCGAAATATGTTCTATCTCCTTCATCCGCAGAGCATTATTCTCGTCGAAGAGGAGCATCGCGATTGGCACGACAATAAAAGCGCGGCAGTGAGGTTAATTAGGTTCGCTGAGGTGTGGGGTGCAGGTGACTATTTGGCTCTTCGGCAGAGCACAAAGGACCAGAAATGGCGTGTTATGTATGTGTCTCATGAGGAATCGACAGCCTATTTTCAAGACGCTCAGATGGACGGAGGCGAAGATGATGAGGATCTCGATGCATGGATGAGACGGATGATTGAGACTGATGGCTATCCGGCATTGAAAGGAAATGAAGAGTTCGAAAAACCACTGCTTAGACGCATAGGCTAG
- the vccA gene encoding Verru_Chthon cassette protein A → MPQSKGGRRQAGMALVLVLVIVTLLMGLVLAMLSMGSSESRASAGFSQIAQVRQLTDMPVSIVMGQIRQATTELGMAKTWASQPGMIRVFGNQAGSIPGRSDLQSVWRLYSAEKMVQAGDTFDALKEVESLAQWRELPAQFVDLNEPVAKLSGSGTVEYRYPIVDHSLLGGEGEPAVGKMDGFSLSASASVPGATPQQPLPMPVRWLYVLQDGRIVVPTGGEGGKAVFNAAEVTASNPIVSRIAFWTDDESCKVNINTAGEGTGWNLPRTSSWSDRNFAYFPPAQNEFQRYPGHPAMTSLGVVLQAFDESYEYQYPQVIASGMVANKESYTAWLGKLYALTPRLQLGAPGEGSRGGTEEPKSATGIPFKRERLFSTVDEFFYGSTLDSQGMRLPNAAGGLIDSGELEASRFFLTAHSRAPEVNLYNRPRISLWPVQADKAKRTAKDKLLNFCATTAGLPGGFQRASTWENNSTKQGSSQSQTADFQIARNQELLSYLQRLTKKAAPGFGSDTFDDKYGSLNRNQILLNMFDFIRWGVNGHNPYETPKYHYLPPRAYTKLNPEWMAESTAVPLTASGTPTEPYALKLKSFGHYPSVVEAAVVFMATQVEMASANKPKDVEAPTNVSDKTTKMQAFLILQPFIPAVGMPPRNPNVRYRVLGLENWKVNGISLGFGAQLVNRTWVASGATGDAGSATAYTSLNSHFYKARTGNAEKMMKAVAPGGVDADETDSFPFVSLEVDVSAGKTFLFEGGDLTIEIHTGSGPAGKFGDETLVQTFHLDFPTAGPWPVPTVRVDSAMSSNANWATAVNRMNLQARLNTKNILNNIICYGDTVRSVVSGSSSPIQGDYRLLCALKEVPKEYFAPHEDYNSPIEEAQSLRHAGSTYAGHYGRSHQVPYLTTNQGRQHVWKMAGYEIGPDKAVLKSYGLLRDVKYWEDCQPAVPRKLNGAYNTDGRPGDWDTGTGRIEDGPYINKIDDAGVTGNTTKEDDGYFSRIGFTEETTGRFYSPNRQICSAVAFGSLPSVIHADPLDGIPAPAPWQTLLFCPNPPSRETPSLEEPKPGDHFGFRPPHDHLLLDFFWMPVVEPYAISEPGSTAGKINLNSQIMPFSYIERNTGIHAVLRSSRISALPADLAWAKDALAGDDDPTKGEGCYKSRDKWLNYETVYGVNAAETMKGIRNRFLKGDIFRSASEICEIFLVPQPFAGRTYYTHPGGLPSSSPTYESMVSWWNGDLGTQKDGYELTGDNVRESPYNHLYPRLTTKSNTYTVHYRVQTLKKARSSSAATWDEAVDFVSAEQRGSVLLERYLDPNNEKLPDFIKNDFPEDALDDHYGFRVISKRTFAP, encoded by the coding sequence ATGCCACAGTCTAAAGGGGGCCGCCGCCAGGCCGGCATGGCGTTGGTGTTGGTGCTGGTCATTGTCACGCTGCTGATGGGGCTTGTGCTGGCGATGTTGTCCATGGGCTCGTCAGAATCCAGGGCGTCGGCTGGCTTCAGCCAGATTGCCCAGGTGCGCCAGCTCACAGACATGCCGGTCAGTATCGTCATGGGCCAGATCAGGCAGGCCACGACGGAGTTGGGCATGGCCAAGACCTGGGCGTCCCAGCCGGGAATGATCCGTGTCTTCGGGAACCAGGCGGGCTCCATCCCTGGACGGTCCGATCTGCAATCTGTGTGGCGGTTGTATTCGGCAGAGAAAATGGTTCAAGCGGGTGACACCTTCGATGCTCTTAAAGAGGTCGAGAGTCTGGCTCAGTGGAGGGAACTGCCTGCCCAGTTCGTTGATCTCAATGAGCCGGTGGCTAAACTCAGCGGGAGCGGGACGGTGGAATACCGCTACCCCATCGTCGATCACAGCTTGCTGGGCGGAGAGGGGGAGCCGGCCGTCGGCAAGATGGATGGCTTTAGCCTTTCCGCGTCTGCGTCAGTGCCGGGGGCGACTCCGCAGCAGCCCCTTCCCATGCCGGTGCGCTGGCTCTATGTGCTGCAGGACGGGCGCATCGTGGTGCCCACCGGAGGAGAGGGGGGCAAGGCGGTCTTCAATGCCGCGGAAGTTACGGCCAGCAATCCCATAGTCAGCCGGATTGCGTTTTGGACTGATGATGAAAGCTGCAAGGTCAACATCAACACGGCGGGCGAAGGGACGGGTTGGAATTTGCCGCGTACATCAAGCTGGTCGGATCGGAATTTTGCCTACTTCCCTCCTGCGCAAAATGAGTTTCAGAGATATCCCGGACATCCAGCCATGACGAGTCTTGGGGTGGTTCTCCAGGCGTTTGACGAGTCTTATGAGTATCAGTATCCCCAGGTCATCGCTTCCGGGATGGTGGCCAACAAGGAGAGCTACACAGCATGGCTGGGGAAGCTCTACGCTTTGACTCCCAGACTTCAGCTTGGCGCCCCCGGCGAGGGCTCCCGTGGGGGCACGGAGGAGCCTAAATCTGCGACAGGCATTCCGTTTAAGCGCGAGAGACTCTTCAGCACGGTGGATGAATTCTTCTACGGATCAACGCTCGACAGTCAGGGGATGAGGCTGCCCAATGCAGCCGGGGGCCTTATTGACAGTGGTGAGCTGGAGGCCAGTCGTTTCTTCCTCACAGCCCACAGCCGTGCCCCGGAGGTCAATCTCTACAACCGCCCGCGCATCTCCCTGTGGCCTGTGCAGGCGGACAAGGCCAAGCGCACGGCCAAAGACAAGCTGCTCAACTTTTGCGCCACCACTGCTGGCCTCCCAGGTGGCTTCCAGAGAGCGTCCACCTGGGAGAATAACTCGACCAAGCAAGGGTCGTCCCAAAGTCAGACGGCAGACTTTCAGATTGCCCGGAACCAGGAACTGCTCAGCTATCTGCAACGACTGACCAAGAAAGCTGCGCCGGGATTTGGCAGTGACACGTTTGATGACAAGTATGGGAGCCTGAACCGCAACCAGATCTTGTTGAACATGTTCGACTTCATCCGGTGGGGGGTGAATGGCCACAATCCTTACGAAACACCCAAATACCACTACCTGCCGCCCCGGGCCTACACGAAGCTTAATCCTGAGTGGATGGCTGAATCGACAGCGGTGCCATTGACTGCGAGCGGCACCCCGACCGAGCCGTATGCGCTCAAGCTGAAGTCATTCGGCCACTATCCCTCAGTGGTAGAGGCGGCAGTCGTCTTCATGGCGACTCAAGTGGAGATGGCGTCTGCCAACAAACCTAAAGATGTGGAAGCTCCCACCAACGTGTCCGACAAGACCACGAAGATGCAGGCGTTTTTGATCCTACAGCCCTTCATCCCCGCCGTGGGTATGCCGCCGAGAAATCCCAATGTGCGCTATCGGGTGTTGGGGCTGGAGAACTGGAAGGTAAACGGCATCTCTCTGGGCTTTGGTGCGCAGCTTGTCAACCGCACTTGGGTGGCATCTGGTGCTACGGGCGACGCCGGGTCTGCCACGGCTTACACTTCGTTAAACTCGCACTTCTACAAGGCTCGTACTGGAAATGCCGAAAAAATGATGAAGGCCGTTGCCCCTGGCGGGGTGGATGCCGATGAAACAGACTCATTCCCATTTGTCAGCTTGGAGGTGGACGTCTCTGCCGGCAAGACCTTCCTATTTGAGGGAGGGGACCTGACCATTGAGATTCATACGGGTTCAGGCCCTGCTGGGAAATTTGGTGACGAAACATTGGTTCAGACCTTCCACCTGGATTTCCCTACAGCCGGACCCTGGCCGGTGCCCACGGTTCGAGTGGATTCCGCAATGAGCTCCAATGCCAACTGGGCCACCGCCGTTAATCGCATGAATCTGCAGGCCCGTTTGAATACCAAGAATATCCTCAACAACATCATCTGCTACGGAGACACGGTGCGTTCGGTCGTTTCCGGCTCGTCCAGCCCGATTCAAGGAGACTACCGCCTGCTTTGTGCCCTCAAGGAGGTGCCCAAGGAGTACTTCGCCCCTCATGAGGACTACAACAGCCCCATTGAGGAAGCACAATCCCTCCGGCATGCAGGGTCAACTTACGCCGGACACTATGGTCGCAGTCACCAGGTGCCCTATCTGACAACGAACCAGGGCAGGCAGCATGTGTGGAAAATGGCCGGCTATGAAATTGGTCCGGACAAGGCTGTGCTGAAGTCCTATGGTTTGCTGCGCGATGTAAAGTACTGGGAAGACTGCCAGCCTGCGGTTCCCAGAAAGCTGAATGGGGCCTACAATACCGACGGGCGTCCGGGGGACTGGGATACGGGCACTGGAAGAATCGAAGACGGGCCCTATATCAACAAGATTGATGACGCCGGAGTCACTGGAAATACAACAAAGGAGGACGATGGATACTTCTCCAGAATTGGTTTCACCGAGGAGACAACGGGCCGTTTCTACTCTCCCAACCGGCAGATCTGTTCCGCGGTGGCGTTTGGCTCGCTTCCGTCCGTGATCCATGCCGATCCTCTTGACGGCATCCCAGCCCCCGCGCCCTGGCAGACGCTGCTTTTCTGCCCGAATCCGCCTTCTCGCGAGACTCCCTCTCTTGAGGAGCCGAAGCCTGGGGACCATTTTGGATTCCGCCCTCCGCATGACCACCTCCTACTCGACTTTTTCTGGATGCCAGTGGTGGAGCCTTATGCGATCAGCGAGCCAGGATCCACGGCGGGCAAGATCAATCTGAACAGCCAGATCATGCCCTTCTCCTATATTGAGAGAAACACCGGCATTCATGCCGTGTTGCGCAGCTCGCGGATCTCAGCCCTCCCCGCTGACCTGGCCTGGGCCAAGGATGCCCTGGCAGGAGATGACGATCCCACGAAGGGGGAGGGGTGTTACAAGTCACGGGACAAATGGTTGAACTATGAAACTGTTTACGGCGTCAACGCAGCGGAGACGATGAAAGGCATCCGAAACCGCTTTTTGAAGGGGGACATCTTTCGGAGCGCGTCGGAGATTTGCGAGATCTTCCTTGTGCCCCAGCCTTTTGCGGGCCGCACCTATTACACCCATCCTGGCGGTCTGCCCAGTTCTTCACCCACGTACGAGTCCATGGTCTCCTGGTGGAATGGTGATCTGGGCACCCAAAAAGACGGCTATGAGCTGACGGGGGACAATGTACGCGAATCGCCCTACAACCATCTTTACCCCCGACTGACCACCAAGTCGAACACCTACACTGTGCACTACCGGGTGCAGACATTGAAGAAAGCCCGTTCCAGCTCTGCCGCCACCTGGGATGAAGCGGTGGATTTTGTTTCAGCAGAACAAAGAGGCTCTGTGCTTCTGGAGCGGTATCTTGACCCTAATAACGAGAAGCTGCCAGACTTCATCAAGAATGACTTTCCCGAAGATGCGCTGGATGATCACTATGGTTTCCGCGTTATTTCCAAGAGGACCTTTGCTCCCTGA
- a CDS encoding transposase, with product MASPRYFADQMVPVAYYHCISRVVERRLAFGPEEKEQFVRLMRAYEGFCQVRVLSYCVMSNHFHIMVEVRKRPEAEKFSDAWLLKQAALIYSKPAVRLLKETLETFRSQGHDAAAEELKERYLGRMWDVSQFMKELKQRFSLWFNKRENRKGTLWEERFTSVLLEGELATLSVMSAYIDLNPVRAGLVQDPKDYRWCSYAEAVAGGRKALSALYTITNEHRLHEQNQTGGSQRIPSADRVLSGYRVWLFGQGEEVRDGHGSDSQVLRKGIKREVVEQVREEDGKLTLAETLRHRVTYFTLGVALGSRGFVDEFFEARREQFDARRQRGARPMKGGSFAGMFAFRAPRVGVV from the coding sequence ATGGCCTCGCCTCGATATTTTGCCGATCAGATGGTTCCGGTTGCGTACTACCACTGCATATCCAGGGTGGTGGAGAGGCGGCTGGCGTTCGGGCCGGAGGAGAAGGAGCAGTTTGTGCGGTTGATGCGGGCCTATGAGGGCTTTTGCCAGGTGCGGGTGTTGTCCTACTGCGTGATGTCCAACCACTTCCACATCATGGTGGAGGTCCGGAAGCGACCGGAGGCGGAAAAGTTCTCGGATGCATGGCTGCTCAAGCAGGCGGCACTGATCTATTCCAAGCCGGCGGTGCGGCTGCTCAAGGAGACGCTGGAAACCTTTCGCAGCCAGGGGCATGACGCGGCGGCCGAGGAACTCAAGGAGAGATACCTGGGGCGGATGTGGGATGTGAGCCAGTTCATGAAGGAGCTCAAACAGCGCTTCAGCCTGTGGTTCAACAAGAGGGAGAATCGCAAGGGCACTCTCTGGGAGGAGCGGTTCACCAGTGTGCTGCTGGAAGGTGAGCTCGCTACGCTCTCGGTGATGAGTGCCTACATTGACCTCAACCCGGTGCGGGCCGGACTGGTGCAGGACCCCAAGGACTACCGGTGGTGCAGCTATGCGGAGGCGGTGGCGGGGGGGCGCAAGGCGTTGTCAGCCTTGTACACGATCACCAATGAGCATCGGCTGCATGAGCAGAATCAGACGGGAGGGTCACAACGGATCCCGAGTGCGGATCGAGTGCTTTCCGGCTACCGGGTATGGCTCTTTGGCCAGGGGGAGGAGGTTCGGGACGGTCACGGTTCCGACAGCCAGGTGCTGCGCAAGGGGATCAAGCGCGAGGTGGTGGAGCAGGTGCGCGAGGAAGACGGCAAGCTGACGCTCGCGGAGACGCTGCGTCATCGGGTGACGTACTTCACGCTAGGTGTGGCCTTGGGAAGCCGGGGGTTTGTGGATGAGTTCTTTGAGGCGCGCCGTGAACAATTTGATGCCCGCCGCCAACGAGGTGCCCGCCCCATGAAGGGCGGAAGTTTTGCCGGAATGTTTGCCTTTCGAGCGCCGAGAGTCGGGGTGGTGTGA